TCATGCGGGTCTCGTTCACCAGGGCGGCAATATACTGCAGCAGCTTCTCTTCCAGCAATACACTTCGCACCTGCGCCTGCAACTGTTGTATAACGGCTCCTGACACCACCTTGTTCACCCGGGCGGTGAGCGCTTCTTCGCCGGTATGGAGATTGGCGGCCTGGAGGATCGCCACTTCTTCCGTTAACGCCGGATACCTCACTTCGATCTTGAACAGGAACCGGTCCAGCTGGGCTTCCGGCAACCGGTAGGTACCTTCCTGCTCGATGGGGTTCTGCGTTGCGATCACCATGAAAGGCGCTTCAAGCGGATAGGTGATGCCGTCGTTCGTGATCTGCCGTTCTTCCATCACTTCAAACAGCGCAGCCTGTGTTTTGGCCGGCGCGCGGTTGATCTCATCTATCAGGATGATGTTGCCGAAGATGGGGCCCCTCTTGTATTCAAAAGCCTTGCTTTGCGGATTGAAGATGGAAGTGCCCAGCACATCCGCGGGCATCAGGTCCGGCGTGAACTGTATGCGTGAGAATTTTGCATCGATCGTTTGTGCCAGCAGCTTTGCGGCCAGTGTTTTGGCTACGCCCGGCACCCCCTCTATCAGGATGTGGCCGTTTGCCAGGATGCCCGCGGTCAGCAGCTCCACCATCTGGTGCTGCCCTATGATCACTTTCCCGATCTCCGCCCTGATGGCGGCAATAGCTTCATGCAGCGGGGCCAGGTCCGTACGGGGCTCAAAGGTATTTACTTCCATTAGCTCGCTTTTAAATAGAATTGATAGATACTGTTATAATAATTTCTCAGCTGATTGTCGTCCACATCGGCAGCTTCCCTGAAATACGCTGTCTGTGCGATCAGCGCGGATACCTGCTCATGCGGGTAGCCGGACTTACGGGAGAGCGCTGTCACAAATTCATCATCCATCCGGCTGGTATTCAGGTAATAACGGCTACGTATATACTCCGTCAGATGCTGCGCCATTTTTTGGGCCAGGTTGCTGTTATTATGATGAAGGTAATACAACCTGCCGAGTGTTTCCACAAAGTCCAGCGAGGAATTCGCCAGCACAGGTTTCGGAGGAATGAGGCGTTGCCTTCTCTTTCCTTCGAACAGCACATACAGCAGCAGGAGCAATACGGCCAGCCACAGCGCCCAGCGCAGGGAGGGATGTTTCATCAGCACCTGCCAGTTGGAAAATTCGCCGCGTTGCGGGGCGTTCAGCGCTTTGTAGTACTCGTCCCAATACACGCGGTCCGGATACTGCGGCAGGTACGCCAGCTGGGTTTCCAGCGCTTTGATATTCTCTCCTTTCATGAGGAAGTAATTCGTCCACACCATAGGATTGAGCAAAACGAATACATGGCCTTTCCCTACTTTGATGCGGAAAAAATTCGGCTGGTGGCTGGCATTGTTCCCAAGAATGGTGGTACTGCCAGGCTGGGTTCTGTCCAGGAAGTTTACCATATGCAATCCTTTTGACGAAAAAAAGGTATCGGGAGCGAACACGCTGTTCACAAACGATTGAACGGCTTCCTTTTTCGATTCATCATAAAAAAACCGGCCCGGCCGTTTGATGGAAAAGCGGAAAGCCGCTTCAAACAGGGAATCGGTTTCTTCCACGGCTACAAAAAGGCGGTTGCCGGCGGAAACGAACTCGCGCATTGCTGCCACATCCTGTTCTGTTGTGAAAAGGCGGCCGGCCACGATGAAATAAAGATTGCCCGAACCCTTGAGGCGCGCATCCCGGCGATAGTTGTAGCTGAACGGCCTTGTAATGGTACGGGGTTTTATGTCATTGAAAAAATGTTCCATTACCCTGAAAGGGACATAACTGCCCAGCGGTTTTTTATCCTGGCTGCTGTAAGTGGCAAGCTTGCGGGAGAAGGATACATCATTTCCCTTACCCGCCGGTGGATGCATGGCGCTTCCGCCGATGATCAGCAGCGCGATCAATACGAACAACAGGACGGATATAGTGATGATGATAGCTGTTCTCAATTTCTCAACGATTTTTTAAACTCCGCAAATTGTTCATCCAGTTGCGTGAACTGTATGCCGTTCACCGGCGCTTTGCCGTACCAGATGTATTCGTAGTGCCTGGTCAACACCGCGAAAGGGCGGTGGAAAGCGGTAGCCGAAAGCTCCCGCAGGAAATCCAGGTTCGTTTTATCTTTCCCCGGCAGGATCAGTTCTTTTTCCTGCAGTATATATAATGCCTGCAAATACCGTATTCTCACGGCGCTGCGATAATCACCGGCTTCGGCGGCCGCCTGCGCCAATGCGTCATAGTGCTGCGGTCCTGCATCTGTTGCCATTTCAGTTGCGGTTTCTTCCATCCGCCGGGAGCGGGAGAAAATATCCAGGCTGCTTTTACGGATGAACAACAGGACGGTGAGTAGCAGGATAATGCCGAGCACAATGTAAAAGATGTTGCGGATCACGCCGAAATTGGCGAGCGCCCACAAGCCCAGCTTTGTGATCATCTCCGGGCGGCGGGGCGTACTGGTTTTCTGCTCATACTGCAGGGCCTTCATTTTACGGAGGTCTTCCATCGTTGCATCGGGTATGCGGCGGAGCGTAAGGCGGTTACCGGCCATTTCATCCCATTCCCCTATTTTCTGCTGGTCCCACATGGCCACCTGCCAGCGGTACTGCCGGGTTTTGCCATCGAAGTCCCGGACCTCGACCGTAGTGGTGTCTTCTGCCATGTCAATACCCAGCGAATCCTCCGCTTCCTGTGCAAATACGGGGATGGTGAAATATATTCCGGTAATGAGCAGGATGACGGCTCTGATACTGGTCATGGGGCGGCGGGTTTTATCAGTTGACCATCGGGCGTCAGCTGGTATCCTTTACGCTGTATGCGAATGGGATAGATCACAAAATACCAGATGATGAACGACAGCGAAAGCAGGAGAATGCTGATGCTGAGCGCCAGCGGCATATCTGTATGACGGGTAACGAAGCTTTCGAGGAAGGCGGCCACAATGAAGAGCGGCACCAGCCCCACGATCACCCGCAGCCCGTCCATGGCGCCGCGGCGGAGGGATTCCCTCCGGGAATGCGTTCCGGGGAACAGCAGGCTGTTGCCCATGATCATTCCGGCTGTACCGGCAATGATAATGGACGATATCTCCAGTGTGCCATGTATCCAGATCACCAGTACGGACGGCCATCCGAGGCCTTTCGAGAAAAAGAAATACTGGAAGGAGCCAAGCATGATACCATTGCGGAACAATATCCATAAAGTACCGGCAGAAAAAGCAATTCCCATCACAAAACAGAGGAGGCTGACCTGGATGTTGTTATAAGCGATGCTCAGCCACATGGACCATTCATTCTGTTTTTTATATACGCCGAACGGATCGCCCTTCTCGATGTTCTGTTCCGTCATGTTAACATAGGCATCCCCAAGTACCCCGCGCACGAAGGTCTCGTCATTGGCGGCAGAAAATGCGCCGATAATGCAGAAAAGCAGGAAATAACAACTGGTGAAGAGGAACAGGCGGTGATGCCGGCGGATCAGCAACGGCAGTTTATATTTTACAAAATTGCCGATGCGGTTCTTCCCGCCCTGGTGATTGCGGTAGATCCGCTGGAAGATACCGGCAGCGAGACCATTAATATAATGTGTAACCTTGCTGTGACTGTAAAAGGTTTTGGCATAAGCCAGATCGTCCAGCAAACCGGTAAACCGTTCCGCCATCTCATCAGGGTCCTCCGTGGGCTCCTGCTGGATCTTTTTCCAGCGCTGCAGGTTCCTTTTAATGAATGAAGATTCTCTCATGCGGCAACGGCGAATAAAAACCGAAGTGGAAATATAATAAATTTTAAATTTGTTTATGTCTATTATCAAAATCCCGACTGCATTTAATATAGACCTGGAGTTCCAGGTGGCTGATTTCGGCCGCCGCCTGGGAGCGTACCTGATAGACCTGATGATCCGCCTGGCCTATATCACGCTGATGTCCTGGCTCATTTTCCGGGTATCCAATTCGGAGACGGTAACGGACATGGCTTTTCTGGTCTTTGTGATATTACCGGTATCATTTTACTACCTCATTTCCGAGATGCTGATGGACGGGCAGAGCCCCGGTAAAAAAGCGGTTGGCCTGAAAGTAGTGAGCATCCTGGGCAATACGCCGGGTATCAGCCAGATATTGCTCCGCTGGATGTTCCGGCTGGTGGAGTCCCCCATTATTTCCATGATACTGGTGGGCGCAGCGATAGAAGACGAATCCATGGGCGGGGTGCTGCTGTCGCTGGGCATGGCCGTCCTGCCGCTGATCATTGTGCTTCGTTCCCCCTACAATCAGCGCCTGGGCGATATTACGGCCGGGACCATTGTTGTGCGCAGGCAGCAGAAAGCTTCTATTAATGATACCATCTTCCGGGAAATAGACATGGAGCATTATGTTCCGCAATTTCAGCAGGTGCTGCGTCTTTCAGATCGTGATCTGGGGAAGATCAAAGGGGTGCTGGACAATGCCCGCCGCGTCAAAAATTCGGCGATGGCCAAACGTATCGCCGAGCGGGTGCAGGAAGTGCTGCAAATTGAAACGGACCTGGAACCGGTGCCCTTCCTGGAGACCCTGCTGAATGATTATAACTACCTGGTGACCAGGGGTTAAAAAAAATTCCGGTGTAACCCAACCTTTTTGTTCCGGCAGGCTGTCTTATGCAACTGCACCGTTGAACCCGAAATATATACATACATCCGGCCATGCTGCGCATCCTGACCAGCATCATGCCCTGGCAGACCTGATCGAAGGTTGCCGGCGGCAAGACCGCCTGTGCCAGGAAAAGCTGTATATGCTATATTTCGACCGAATGCTGGGCATCATCCGCCGGTACACCAGCGACCAGGATGCCGCGATATCTATTTTGAACAACGGTTTTTTACGGGCATTCCGGAAAATAGCGCAATTCGGCCATAAAGGAAGCTTCGAGGGCTGGTTACGCCAGATCATTATTCATGCTGCGGCCGATTACTTCAGAGAGCACAAGGCCGGGTTCAGCAGCGATCTGCCGGAGCAGGCTCCGGCGCCACAGGCATCACCGATGGAATACAAGGAACTGCTGCAGGTACTGGAGCGCCTGCCTTCTGCTACCAGGGTTGTCATCAATCTTTTTATTATTGAGGGGTACACTCACCGGGAAATTGCCGCCATGCTCGGCATCAGCACCGGTACGTCCAAATGGCATGTTGCTGAAGGCAGGCGATTGCTGAAGGATATGCTGCATATTCAATCATCCTCTTTAAAATAATATTTACATGGAGGAACGCAGATCAGATATCGAACAATGGCTACAGCAGGCGGCAAACCGCCAGGCTGATGCGCACACACCGGATGCTGTAAAGCAACTGGCGTGGCAGCAGTTGCATTCGATGCTGGATGCGGAAGGGCCGCTTCCCGGACGGCGAGGATGGGCCTGGCTGATGGAGTGGCTGCTATTGGGGCTGCTTGCCGTGCTATTGGCATTGCCAGGATCGTATGAGGGAGGGGAAGATAAAGTGATCGGGGATAACGGGAAGAATGTGAAGATCGGTGCTATAAAGAATACTGATAGCCGGCTGCTGTTGGAAAAGACGGGTAATAATGCAGCACAGAAAGATGAAGGGAATGACAATACACGCAATTGGTTGCTGTTGGAAAAAGCGGGCAATCAAAATAACACAGAGAAGAAAACTGAACGGAAAGACAATACACGCAATTGGCTGCTGTTGGAAAAAGCAGATAATCAACATAACGCAGAAAAGAAAACTGAACCGAAAGACAATACCAATAGCTGGTTGCTCCTGGGAAAGGCCGGCAATGAAGATCTAAATGATACAGCTAAGAAAACTGAACGGGATGACAATGCCGGAGACCGGCAGCTGTTGGAGAAAACAGGGAATGAAAATCAAAATAACACGAGAAAGAATAACGAACGGAATGACAATGCCGGTGATCGGCTGCTGTTGGAAAAGACCGGTAACGAACTTCAAAATAATGCTGCAGATATACCCGGAAATGATCGTAAAAAGAACGGAGCAACACAGAAAGAAACTTATGGTACGAATACTTCCCGAACCCCTTTCTCCATTTCAGCATTGCCCGTCAAACGCCTTTCCCCCGGTTCGGCCGGAACATCCCTGTCCGCCGTGCAGCAACATACCCATGCATACCGCGCCATCCGGCCTGAAAATAAAGCACTGCCGTCCCGCGGCTTCAGCCTTAAAGCCGGCATTATCCCTCCGCTGAACGGGCAATACGGTGTGAATATGGCTCTTGAATATCGCTACAACATCCGGCCATCGCTTTTTATCCGGCCATGGGCGGGCGTTGCTTACCTCAATACAGGGTCCAGGGCCTACACTCACGCTACTTACATGCCGAGGGCTGACACCATCCCCAACCCCATCGATCCCTATTGGGTAGACAGTGTGGTGACCAACTACTCCCTGAAAAACATACTGTACGCTTCGGCAAGCATTCAGGCGGCTTATCGCTACAGGAAACTGGAATTATACGCCGGCATCGCCTATCACCATCAATTAATGCTGACCGGGAAAGACAGCACTTATACCTTAAGCCGGCAAATCACCGGAACTCCGCCTGTTTATCAACGGGAGAATTTCGACAAAAAACGCCTGCCCGGCAGAACGAACCTGCAGCTGCAAACCGGACTGAGCTACAGGTTAAGCCCGCGCCTGCAGGCCGGGGCACAATACAATTTCCTGATACAAAAAAGCGGGAAACAGGCAGGATTGAATGGGAATGCCCCGGCAATACCCGGTTCTTCCTCCCTTGAATTGCATATACAGTGGTTTTTCAGAAAAAAGTAACTGCCGGCCCAACCTTTATGATGAATAGTGCGGTCTTTACCAGTATAAAAACATTTTTTATGCACAAGAAACTATCCATTTTATTAAAGGTACTGGTGGGGATGCTGTTTGTACTCGCCTGCAAGAAAGAGACTTCTCTTCTCTCCAATGACCAGCGTTTGACGAGTTTGCACGACTCCATTCCGGTGGATTCGATACCAATTGATTCGATACCGTGCGATACGATACCGAATGACACTGTTCCCGTCCCTCCCAATCCTTATTATGAAGATTCCATAACCGGGCTGATCATTACTCCGGAGATCGGGGACGATGACAGCACGATCATTTTTACTGTCAAAACGAAAAACACTTATCCGGATGAAAATCCGTACCTGGTCATTTATCCTCAGACGGGAGACTCCTCCCTGTACATTCCTGTGCAGATGGCGGTCAAAGTAACGCCATCCGCCACGGTCAGCCATCCGGCAACAGCCGTTTTTGCTTACCTGCCTCCCATCAATGGCGATCGTCCGCTGAAGATCAGTTTCCCCGGATCACCGATGTTGCAGGGCAGCATTACTGTTACGAATACTCAATATATATTTAACTGGGACCATGATTCAATCGTACTCATCAGCCCCAAAATATTGAGTAGATAGCAAGTGAGAAGAAATGAGAGCGCTGTTCCCGGCGCTTTTTTTTATTGGTTGTAGCCCACCCCGTTTA
This genomic stretch from Chitinophaga sp. XS-30 harbors:
- a CDS encoding MoxR family ATPase, which produces MEVNTFEPRTDLAPLHEAIAAIRAEIGKVIIGQHQMVELLTAGILANGHILIEGVPGVAKTLAAKLLAQTIDAKFSRIQFTPDLMPADVLGTSIFNPQSKAFEYKRGPIFGNIILIDEINRAPAKTQAALFEVMEERQITNDGITYPLEAPFMVIATQNPIEQEGTYRLPEAQLDRFLFKIEVRYPALTEEVAILQAANLHTGEEALTARVNKVVSGAVIQQLQAQVRSVLLEEKLLQYIAALVNETRMNSGIYLGASPRASIAVMNCSKAIAVMNNRDFVTPDDVVYVLPHILRHRIMLTPEREMEGISPDDIISSILKAVEVPR
- a CDS encoding DUF4350 domain-containing protein, producing the protein MRTAIIITISVLLFVLIALLIIGGSAMHPPAGKGNDVSFSRKLATYSSQDKKPLGSYVPFRVMEHFFNDIKPRTITRPFSYNYRRDARLKGSGNLYFIVAGRLFTTEQDVAAMREFVSAGNRLFVAVEETDSLFEAAFRFSIKRPGRFFYDESKKEAVQSFVNSVFAPDTFFSSKGLHMVNFLDRTQPGSTTILGNNASHQPNFFRIKVGKGHVFVLLNPMVWTNYFLMKGENIKALETQLAYLPQYPDRVYWDEYYKALNAPQRGEFSNWQVLMKHPSLRWALWLAVLLLLLYVLFEGKRRQRLIPPKPVLANSSLDFVETLGRLYYLHHNNSNLAQKMAQHLTEYIRSRYYLNTSRMDDEFVTALSRKSGYPHEQVSALIAQTAYFREAADVDDNQLRNYYNSIYQFYLKAS
- a CDS encoding DUF4129 domain-containing protein; amino-acid sequence: MTSIRAVILLITGIYFTIPVFAQEAEDSLGIDMAEDTTTVEVRDFDGKTRQYRWQVAMWDQQKIGEWDEMAGNRLTLRRIPDATMEDLRKMKALQYEQKTSTPRRPEMITKLGLWALANFGVIRNIFYIVLGIILLLTVLLFIRKSSLDIFSRSRRMEETATEMATDAGPQHYDALAQAAAEAGDYRSAVRIRYLQALYILQEKELILPGKDKTNLDFLRELSATAFHRPFAVLTRHYEYIWYGKAPVNGIQFTQLDEQFAEFKKSLRN
- a CDS encoding stage II sporulation protein M gives rise to the protein MRESSFIKRNLQRWKKIQQEPTEDPDEMAERFTGLLDDLAYAKTFYSHSKVTHYINGLAAGIFQRIYRNHQGGKNRIGNFVKYKLPLLIRRHHRLFLFTSCYFLLFCIIGAFSAANDETFVRGVLGDAYVNMTEQNIEKGDPFGVYKKQNEWSMWLSIAYNNIQVSLLCFVMGIAFSAGTLWILFRNGIMLGSFQYFFFSKGLGWPSVLVIWIHGTLEISSIIIAGTAGMIMGNSLLFPGTHSRRESLRRGAMDGLRVIVGLVPLFIVAAFLESFVTRHTDMPLALSISILLLSLSFIIWYFVIYPIRIQRKGYQLTPDGQLIKPAAP
- a CDS encoding RDD family protein, with the protein product MSIIKIPTAFNIDLEFQVADFGRRLGAYLIDLMIRLAYITLMSWLIFRVSNSETVTDMAFLVFVILPVSFYYLISEMLMDGQSPGKKAVGLKVVSILGNTPGISQILLRWMFRLVESPIISMILVGAAIEDESMGGVLLSLGMAVLPLIIVLRSPYNQRLGDITAGTIVVRRQQKASINDTIFREIDMEHYVPQFQQVLRLSDRDLGKIKGVLDNARRVKNSAMAKRIAERVQEVLQIETDLEPVPFLETLLNDYNYLVTRG
- a CDS encoding RNA polymerase sigma factor gives rise to the protein MNPKYIHTSGHAAHPDQHHALADLIEGCRRQDRLCQEKLYMLYFDRMLGIIRRYTSDQDAAISILNNGFLRAFRKIAQFGHKGSFEGWLRQIIIHAAADYFREHKAGFSSDLPEQAPAPQASPMEYKELLQVLERLPSATRVVINLFIIEGYTHREIAAMLGISTGTSKWHVAEGRRLLKDMLHIQSSSLK
- a CDS encoding autotransporter outer membrane beta-barrel domain-containing protein, whose protein sequence is MEERRSDIEQWLQQAANRQADAHTPDAVKQLAWQQLHSMLDAEGPLPGRRGWAWLMEWLLLGLLAVLLALPGSYEGGEDKVIGDNGKNVKIGAIKNTDSRLLLEKTGNNAAQKDEGNDNTRNWLLLEKAGNQNNTEKKTERKDNTRNWLLLEKADNQHNAEKKTEPKDNTNSWLLLGKAGNEDLNDTAKKTERDDNAGDRQLLEKTGNENQNNTRKNNERNDNAGDRLLLEKTGNELQNNAADIPGNDRKKNGATQKETYGTNTSRTPFSISALPVKRLSPGSAGTSLSAVQQHTHAYRAIRPENKALPSRGFSLKAGIIPPLNGQYGVNMALEYRYNIRPSLFIRPWAGVAYLNTGSRAYTHATYMPRADTIPNPIDPYWVDSVVTNYSLKNILYASASIQAAYRYRKLELYAGIAYHHQLMLTGKDSTYTLSRQITGTPPVYQRENFDKKRLPGRTNLQLQTGLSYRLSPRLQAGAQYNFLIQKSGKQAGLNGNAPAIPGSSSLELHIQWFFRKK